One Nocardia iowensis DNA window includes the following coding sequences:
- the prfB gene encoding peptide chain release factor 2, whose protein sequence is MHPDVSADLAELDATLKTVESVLDIEELRRRIDELEHQAADPDLWNDQDHAQQVTSELSHAQGELRRVEELRQRLDDLPVLYELAEGEEGESRAAALADADAERAALHGDVEALEVRTLLSGEYDKRDALVNIRSGAGGVDAADWAEMLMRMYIRWADRHKYSVEVYDTSYAEEAGIKSATFAVKAPYAYGTLSVEMGTHRLVRISPFDNQGRRQTSFAEVEVLPVVETTDHIEIPEGEIRVDVYRSSGPGGQSVNTTDSAVRLTHIPTGIVVTCQNEKSQLQNKISAMRVLQAKLLERKRQEERAEMDALKTNEGASWGNQMRSYVLHPYQMVKDLRTNFEVNNPSAVLDGDIDGFIESGIRWRMRDQTSQ, encoded by the coding sequence GTGCATCCTGACGTTTCCGCTGATCTCGCCGAACTCGACGCCACCCTCAAGACGGTCGAATCGGTCCTCGACATCGAGGAGCTGCGCCGACGTATCGACGAGCTCGAGCACCAAGCCGCAGATCCCGATCTGTGGAACGACCAGGACCACGCTCAGCAGGTGACCAGTGAGCTCTCGCACGCGCAGGGCGAACTGCGCCGCGTCGAGGAACTGCGGCAGCGGCTCGACGACCTGCCGGTGCTCTACGAACTGGCCGAAGGCGAAGAGGGCGAGTCCAGGGCGGCCGCGCTCGCCGACGCCGACGCCGAACGCGCCGCACTGCACGGCGACGTGGAGGCCCTGGAGGTCCGCACCCTGCTGTCGGGCGAATACGACAAGCGCGACGCGCTCGTCAACATCCGTTCCGGCGCCGGTGGCGTGGACGCCGCCGACTGGGCCGAGATGCTGATGCGCATGTACATCCGCTGGGCCGACCGGCACAAGTACTCCGTGGAGGTCTACGACACCTCCTACGCCGAAGAGGCGGGCATCAAGAGCGCCACCTTCGCGGTGAAGGCGCCCTACGCCTACGGCACCCTCTCGGTCGAGATGGGCACGCACCGGCTGGTGCGGATCAGCCCGTTCGACAACCAGGGCCGCCGCCAGACCTCCTTCGCCGAGGTCGAGGTGCTGCCGGTGGTGGAGACCACCGACCACATCGAGATCCCCGAGGGCGAGATCCGGGTGGACGTGTACCGGTCCTCGGGCCCCGGCGGCCAGAGCGTCAACACCACCGACTCGGCGGTGCGCCTGACGCACATCCCCACCGGCATCGTGGTCACCTGTCAGAACGAGAAATCCCAACTGCAGAACAAGATTTCGGCCATGCGCGTGCTGCAGGCCAAGCTGCTGGAGCGCAAGCGGCAGGAGGAGCGCGCCGAGATGGACGCGCTCAAAACCAACGAGGGCGCGTCCTGGGGCAACCAGATGCGGTCGTACGTGCTGCACCCGTACCAGATGGTCAAGGATCTGCGGACGAACTTCGAGGTCAACAACCCGTCGGCGGTGCTCGACGGGGATATCGACGGGTTCATCGAGTCCGGTATCCGCTGGCGCATGCGGGACCAGACGAGTCAGTAA